The Cryptococcus deuterogattii R265 chromosome 3, complete sequence genome has a segment encoding these proteins:
- a CDS encoding glutathione transferase, with protein sequence MPALNRHSHSDTTSLSTSSASVSDRSDYSSTSSITSSEMRLSDQLPSPKFATSRGFSLLPPSHPLHAQLCTQVEGEMSPPRTPKGHPIDQQSNSYFPLSSRATKHNSQGITNPYGSDNPSYPVGITYLLRIPRRLRPYLLVAFCLFTFSFILLNRAVSNSQYTEAIAMQKQPSHSAHRYVPIEELQETNGRSSHLLLSQYATDARVAEADVQVKKKDAELLRFESVEEELAALISFVTSTTSNVIPHLDPSVPLDPSVILDFDPSHPNARDDLLLLQAEINALYPLVLYGRMRDPRYREIKRLLSEVKITPAPLVIEVDQRKDHKVFIPTVARLLGDELPVITLQGKKLGGYKEIMAMHEAGTLKDRLQKDGAVLVRELKKKKKGVKEQERIENERVLGPAPVVDDE encoded by the exons ATGCCGGCTCTTAACCGTCACTCTCACAGCGACACAACATCTCTCTCGacttcttcagcctcgGTCAGCGACAGGAGTGACTATTCCTCAACGAGCTCTATTACTTCGTCCGAGATGAGATTGTCCGATcaacttccatctcctaAATTTGCCACTTCTCGTGGCTTCTCGTTACTCCCACCCAGTCACCCATTGCACGCTCAACTATGTACCCAGGTTGAGGGAGAAATGAGCCCGCCTAGAACACCTAAGGGACATCCTATAGATCAGCAGTCAAACTCTTACTTTCCGTTGTCCTCAAGAGCAACAAAG CACAACAGCCAAGGTATCACCAACCCATATGGTAGCGATAATCCTTCGTATCCGGTTGGTATCACCTACCTTCTTCGTATACCTCGAAGGCTCCGCCCGTATCTCCTGGTTGCCTTCTGTCTCTTCACATTCAGCTTCATTCTTTTGAACAGGGCAGTGTCAAATTCCCAATACACGGAAGCTATTGCTATGCAAAAACAGCCCAGTCATTCAGCACACAGATACGTACCAATTGAAGAGCTACAAGAGACCAATGGCCGAAGTTCACACCTTTTATTAAGTCAATATGCAACAGATGCGAGGGTCGCAGAGGCAGATGTGCAAGTtaaaaagaaggatgcCGAGCTTTTAAGGTTTGAATcagtagaagaagaacttgcTGCTTTGATCTCG TTTGTCACCTCTACTACCTCTAATGTCATCCCCCACCTTGATCCGTCGGTTCCCTTGGATCCATCTGTTATTCTCGACTTCGACCCTTCACACCCAAATGCCCGAgatgaccttcttcttttgcagGCGGAAATCAATGCTCTGTACCCTCTGGTCCTTTATGGGAGGATGCGGGATCCTCGTTACAGAGAAATCAAGCGCTTATTATCAGAAGTCAAAATCACACCCGCTCCTCTTGTCATCGAAGTCGATCAGCGCAAAGATCACAAAGTCTTCATACCAACTGTGGCAAGGCTCCTAGGGGATGAACTTCCTGTTATAACCCTTcaaggcaagaagctaGGAGGGTATAAGGAGATAATGGCAATGCATGAGGCTGGTACCTTAAAGGACCGTCTGCAGAAAGACGGAGCGGTACTGGTGAGAGAGctaaagaaaaagaagaagggagtCAAGGAACAGGAAAGAATCGAAAATGAAAGAGTCTTGGGACCGGCGCCAGTTGTGGATGACGAATAG